In one window of Chryseobacterium viscerum DNA:
- a CDS encoding DNA gyrase/topoisomerase IV subunit A: MTTEEYSHEGESLKKVSGLYKDWFLDYASYVILDRAIPSVYDGLKPVQRRIMHSMRELEDGRYNKVANIVGNTMKYHPHGDASITDAMVQVGQKELLIDTQGNWGNIYTGDSAAAARYIEARLTPFALEVVFNPKTTEWTKSYDGRNNEPIDLPVKFPLLLAQGVEGIGVGLSTKILPHNFNELINASVAYLKGKRFELYPDFLTAGYLDVSEYNDGHRGGKVRARAKITQTDKHTLVISELPYSKTTTDLIDSILKANEKGKIKIKKIEDNTSDKVEILIHIHNDVSPDKTIDALYAFTDCQVTISPNACVIVGDKPMFMNVSDILKMNTDHTVSLLKKELEIELHELQESWHFSSLERIFIENRIYHDIEEVKTWEDVLKTIDAGLKPHTKHLLRAITEEDILKLTEIRIKRISRFDLDKFKENIASLEGKIEQVKYHLANLIAYAIDYYLNIQKKYGKDKQRKTELRIFDTIDATKVAVANEKFYANFEEGFIGTSLKKDQYLFDCSDIDDIIIFRKDGSMKVVKVEAKTFVGKDILHVAIWKKNDKRTVYNMIYREGREGPYYMKRFSVTGVTRNTDYPLASDKKGSETLYFSANPNGEAETVTVLLKPNPRIRKNKMEINFSELAIKGRDSKGNLVTKYAVKKVDMKEEGVSTLAPRKIWFDDTVRRLNADARGTLLGSFKGDDKILTINTNGEVKLVSFDLGNRFDDEYLVLEKWRPAQPITCIYYDGEKDIYFIKRFLLENTVNLQTFMPSEHPKSFIENVIVANDVTAEIIFAKDKGKEREPETINIDEFIAVKGIKAIGNQFTKFKVKAINITIPEPVEEEPEVYEEPEPTGDADEDGGVIGDLFQGDGNNENE, from the coding sequence ATGACGACAGAAGAATATTCGCATGAGGGTGAAAGTTTAAAGAAGGTTTCCGGTCTGTATAAAGACTGGTTTCTGGATTATGCTTCCTATGTAATTTTGGACAGAGCTATCCCTTCGGTGTATGACGGTTTAAAACCCGTTCAGCGAAGAATTATGCACTCTATGCGGGAACTGGAAGATGGCCGTTACAATAAAGTGGCTAACATTGTGGGTAATACCATGAAATACCACCCACACGGAGATGCTTCCATTACGGATGCTATGGTGCAGGTAGGACAGAAAGAGCTACTGATAGATACTCAGGGAAACTGGGGTAATATTTATACAGGAGACTCTGCAGCGGCGGCAAGGTATATTGAAGCAAGACTGACTCCTTTTGCGCTGGAAGTAGTCTTTAATCCTAAAACTACAGAATGGACCAAGTCTTACGACGGAAGAAATAATGAACCTATCGACCTGCCGGTAAAGTTTCCTTTGCTTCTAGCACAGGGAGTAGAAGGTATTGGAGTAGGACTTTCTACAAAAATACTTCCGCATAACTTCAATGAGCTTATCAATGCATCGGTAGCTTATCTGAAAGGGAAGAGGTTTGAGCTGTATCCGGACTTTTTAACAGCCGGTTATCTGGATGTTTCAGAATATAATGACGGCCACAGAGGTGGAAAAGTAAGGGCCAGAGCCAAAATTACGCAAACAGATAAGCACACATTGGTGATTTCCGAACTTCCTTACTCGAAAACCACAACCGATCTTATTGATTCTATATTAAAAGCCAATGAGAAAGGGAAGATCAAAATTAAAAAGATTGAGGATAATACTTCAGACAAAGTAGAAATCCTGATTCATATTCATAATGATGTTTCTCCGGATAAGACCATTGATGCTCTGTATGCATTCACAGACTGCCAGGTGACAATCTCTCCGAATGCCTGTGTGATTGTAGGTGACAAACCTATGTTCATGAATGTTTCCGATATTCTGAAAATGAATACGGACCATACCGTATCATTATTGAAGAAGGAACTTGAAATTGAACTTCACGAACTTCAGGAAAGCTGGCATTTCTCTTCACTGGAAAGAATTTTTATTGAAAACAGAATCTATCACGATATCGAAGAGGTAAAAACCTGGGAAGATGTATTAAAGACCATTGATGCAGGATTAAAACCTCATACCAAACATCTTTTAAGAGCCATTACTGAAGAGGATATCTTAAAACTGACCGAAATCAGAATCAAGAGAATTTCAAGATTCGATTTAGATAAATTTAAAGAAAATATTGCATCGCTGGAAGGTAAAATAGAACAGGTAAAATACCACCTGGCGAACCTGATCGCTTATGCTATAGATTATTATTTAAATATTCAGAAAAAGTACGGTAAAGACAAACAGAGAAAGACAGAACTTAGAATTTTTGATACCATTGATGCTACAAAAGTAGCGGTAGCTAATGAAAAGTTCTATGCTAATTTTGAAGAAGGCTTTATCGGAACTTCCCTGAAGAAAGACCAGTATCTGTTTGACTGCTCTGATATTGATGATATTATCATTTTCAGAAAAGACGGAAGCATGAAAGTGGTAAAAGTAGAGGCAAAAACATTTGTTGGAAAGGATATCCTGCACGTTGCCATATGGAAGAAAAACGATAAAAGAACAGTGTATAATATGATCTACCGAGAGGGAAGAGAAGGACCATATTATATGAAACGTTTCTCTGTAACCGGAGTGACAAGAAATACAGATTATCCGTTAGCTTCAGATAAAAAAGGTTCGGAAACACTCTATTTTTCAGCAAACCCTAATGGTGAAGCAGAAACAGTAACAGTGCTTTTAAAACCAAATCCAAGAATCAGAAAGAACAAAATGGAGATCAATTTCTCCGAACTTGCCATCAAAGGACGTGATTCCAAAGGAAACCTGGTAACAAAATATGCGGTTAAGAAAGTGGATATGAAGGAAGAAGGAGTTTCTACCCTGGCGCCTAGAAAGATCTGGTTTGATGATACCGTAAGAAGACTGAACGCAGATGCAAGAGGAACATTACTGGGAAGCTTCAAAGGAGATGATAAAATTCTGACCATTAATACAAACGGCGAAGTAAAGCTGGTGTCTTTTGATCTTGGCAACCGTTTTGATGATGAATATCTGGTGCTGGAAAAATGGAGACCTGCACAGCCTATTACCTGTATTTATTATGATGGAGAAAAAGATATTTACTTCATCAAGAGATTCTTACTGGAAAATACGGTAAATCTCCAGACTTTCATGCCTTCTGAACACCCGAAATCATTCATTGAAAATGTAATCGTTGCCAATGACGTAACGGCAGAAATTATTTTTGCGAAAGATAAAGGCAAAGAACGTGAACCTGAAACAATAAATATTGATGAATTTATTGCTGTAAAAGGAATAAAGGCAATCGGAAACCAGTTTACAAAGTTTAAAGTAAAAGCAATCAATATTACCATTCCTGAACCTGTGGAAGAAGAACCCGAAGTCTATGAAGAGCCGGAACCCACAGGAGATGCAGACGAAGACGGAGGAGTTATCGGGGATCTGTTTCAAGGTGATGGGAATAACGAAAATGAATAG
- a CDS encoding DNA topoisomerase IV subunit B: MSQEINPTYSEDNIRTLDWQEHIRLRPGMYIGKLGDGSSADDGIYILLKEILDNSIDEFRMRSGKRIEIKVDDGKVTVRDFGRGIPLGKVVDAVSKMNTGGKYDSKAFKKSVGLNGVGTKAVNALSEYFRVRSFRDGKMKAAEFSQGLIKENFEEKETSDRNGTEISFIPDGDIFLHFKYRKEYIERMLRNYAYLNPGLKILFNGETYFSENGLKDLLEEELESETLYPIVHLKDDDIEVAITHTDKSQMETYFSFVNGQNTTQGGTHLNAFREAYVKTIREFFNKSFEASDIRKSIIAAISINVEEPVFESQTKTKLGSNDMGPNGPTVRTFIIDFLKSKLDNFLHKNPEIAEAIQRKILISERERKELSGIQKLARERAKKVSLHNKKLRDCRQHYNDQKAERKGDTQIFITEGDSASGSITKSRDVETQAVFSLKGKPLNCYGLTKKVVYENEEFNLLQAALNIEESLEDLRYNQVIIATDADVDGMHIRLLMITFFLQFFPDLIKNGHLYILQTPLFRVRNKKETRYCYSEAERVKALNDLGKNPEITRFKGLGEISPDEFKHFIGQDIRLEPVVLGKDQTIEQLLEFYMGKNTPDRQTFILENLVVEDDTDIAKKEILNEIEN; this comes from the coding sequence ATGTCACAAGAAATAAATCCAACCTATTCAGAAGATAATATCAGAACCCTCGATTGGCAGGAACATATCCGTCTGCGTCCCGGCATGTACATCGGGAAGCTTGGTGACGGGTCTTCCGCTGATGACGGTATTTATATTCTGCTTAAAGAAATCCTGGATAACTCCATTGATGAGTTCAGGATGAGATCAGGTAAAAGAATCGAAATAAAAGTAGATGACGGAAAAGTTACAGTTCGTGACTTTGGACGTGGAATCCCATTGGGGAAAGTAGTAGATGCTGTTTCCAAAATGAATACCGGAGGTAAATACGACAGTAAGGCGTTCAAAAAATCTGTAGGATTAAATGGGGTCGGTACCAAAGCGGTAAATGCACTTTCTGAGTATTTTAGAGTACGTTCTTTCCGTGACGGTAAAATGAAAGCTGCAGAATTCTCTCAAGGGCTTATCAAAGAGAACTTTGAAGAAAAGGAGACCTCTGACAGAAATGGTACTGAAATTTCTTTCATTCCGGATGGTGATATATTCCTGCATTTCAAATACAGAAAAGAGTATATCGAAAGAATGCTTCGGAATTATGCATACCTGAATCCAGGGCTTAAAATTCTTTTCAACGGAGAAACCTATTTCTCTGAAAACGGTCTTAAAGATCTCCTTGAAGAAGAACTGGAAAGTGAGACACTTTATCCTATTGTTCATTTGAAGGATGATGATATTGAAGTGGCAATCACCCATACTGACAAATCTCAGATGGAAACCTACTTTTCATTCGTAAATGGACAAAATACAACACAGGGGGGAACCCATCTTAATGCATTTCGTGAAGCTTATGTGAAGACAATCCGTGAGTTTTTTAATAAAAGTTTTGAAGCTTCTGATATCAGAAAGTCTATCATTGCTGCGATTTCCATCAATGTAGAAGAACCCGTTTTTGAATCTCAGACCAAAACAAAATTAGGATCTAATGATATGGGACCGAACGGGCCTACCGTAAGAACATTCATCATTGATTTCCTGAAAAGCAAACTGGATAATTTCTTACACAAGAACCCGGAAATTGCAGAAGCCATCCAAAGAAAAATATTGATTTCCGAGAGAGAAAGAAAAGAACTTTCCGGAATTCAGAAACTGGCTAGAGAAAGAGCTAAAAAAGTTTCTCTTCACAACAAAAAACTTCGTGACTGCAGACAGCATTATAACGATCAGAAAGCCGAAAGAAAAGGAGATACTCAGATCTTCATTACCGAGGGAGATTCTGCATCAGGATCTATCACAAAATCCAGAGATGTGGAAACACAAGCAGTATTCTCACTGAAAGGTAAACCATTGAACTGCTATGGTCTTACTAAGAAGGTAGTATATGAAAATGAAGAATTTAACCTTCTTCAGGCTGCTTTAAATATTGAAGAAAGCCTGGAAGACCTGAGATACAACCAAGTGATTATTGCTACCGATGCCGATGTTGATGGAATGCACATTCGTTTGCTGATGATTACTTTCTTCCTGCAATTCTTCCCGGATCTGATTAAAAACGGACACCTTTATATTCTTCAAACTCCTTTATTCAGAGTAAGAAACAAGAAAGAAACAAGATACTGCTATTCAGAAGCCGAAAGAGTAAAAGCATTGAATGATCTGGGAAAGAATCCTGAAATCACACGATTTAAAGGATTGGGAGAAATTTCTCCGGATGAATTCAAGCATTTTATAGGTCAGGATATCAGATTGGAACCTGTGGTACTAGGGAAAGACCAAACCATTGAACAGCTTCTGGAGTTTTATATGGGAAAAAATACTCCGGACAGACAAACTTTCATTCTTGAAAACCTTGTTGTGGAAGATGATACTGATATTGCTAAAAAAGAAATTCTGAATGAAATAGAAAATTAG
- a CDS encoding NAD-dependent epimerase/dehydratase family protein, translating to MKKVCVTGATGLLGTNVIIKLLQNGYSVIALVRKKSSWLGEENENLKLMEADLSSDLSLLLKEVDCIIHIAAETRQDLIHYDEYRKVNYDITVNLLTYAELMNVKKFLFVSTANTLGYGNTAFWGSEKAPQRYPFTHSLYAQSKLEAEDYLLKNRKNTDVIIVNPTFMIGAYDSKPSSGKIIFWAWKKKLIFYPKGGKNFVHAEDAANGILNAIEKGRNGEKYLLANDNLSYKEFFKKVNRATDQNPIMVAIPNRLLNFLGLVGDGLRKLNLKTNLSTSNMKALQICNYYSNQKSVEELDIQYQPVDKAIRDAVQYFIEKSYS from the coding sequence ATGAAAAAAGTATGTGTAACAGGAGCAACAGGGCTTCTGGGAACTAATGTTATTATTAAATTATTACAAAATGGTTATTCTGTTATTGCTCTGGTGCGCAAGAAAAGCAGCTGGCTGGGCGAAGAAAACGAGAATCTGAAACTGATGGAAGCAGATCTTTCATCCGATCTCTCATTATTACTCAAAGAAGTTGACTGCATCATTCATATTGCTGCGGAAACACGTCAGGATCTCATCCACTACGATGAATATAGAAAAGTGAATTATGACATCACTGTCAATCTGCTTACTTATGCAGAATTAATGAATGTAAAAAAGTTTTTGTTTGTAAGTACGGCAAACACCTTAGGGTATGGGAATACGGCTTTTTGGGGAAGTGAAAAAGCTCCGCAGCGTTATCCTTTTACCCATTCATTGTATGCACAAAGTAAACTGGAAGCTGAAGATTATCTTTTAAAGAACCGTAAAAATACAGACGTTATTATTGTTAATCCAACATTTATGATTGGAGCCTATGACAGTAAACCGAGTTCAGGGAAAATTATCTTCTGGGCCTGGAAAAAGAAACTGATTTTCTATCCGAAAGGAGGGAAGAACTTTGTACATGCAGAAGATGCAGCCAACGGAATATTAAATGCTATTGAAAAAGGCAGAAATGGTGAAAAATATCTTTTAGCCAATGATAACTTGAGCTATAAGGAATTTTTTAAGAAAGTAAACCGGGCTACCGATCAGAATCCAATCATGGTGGCCATTCCAAACAGACTGTTGAATTTCCTGGGGCTGGTAGGTGATGGCCTGAGAAAATTAAATCTAAAAACAAACCTCAGTACATCGAATATGAAAGCCCTGCAGATTTGTAATTATTATTCTAATCAGAAATCAGTAGAAGAGTTGGATATTCAATATCAACCCGTTGATAAAGCAATCAGAGATGCTGTTCAGTATTTTATTGAAAAATCCTATTCATAA
- a CDS encoding sensor histidine kinase produces the protein MKKITIYYLFFFILLAVSLCNAQIPGMVHYHEGDGLNSSYTYGLSQDKDGFIYVGSDNGFFRFDGTEFKQFGSKNGLKNIEILNSFPIPGNGMFIISFLNDFAYLKKGKIINSDRNPELKKIKFNYTTLSHINGDTLYLYEGDNPKNILVYKNEKITTIPLFLNQDTSDSYFAFDLNMANGLLYISNKVKKKNIEVYNIFTRKKTICNISIEKNAMVTRKGDFFIVKNGRTVDVYKVYHQSRFKKIASYTASENIHRLAFDKNSRIWACLENGGVLYFKNSFTEEKGLSDPVRLMDGYIINDVFTDKDNNLWFSTRNNGLFFISDLFFRNYIHFPVKNNSSHIKAITKNGNRIYLGYNEGKGGIYHNGVITDIHLGGNSQMENKAIFSDGNTIIFGLTRNPLLYNTKTGEKRVLQGKVIKNMVPYTSGSVLFCTLEGLVAYNHHTGSYKKLMMGDRIYTALPYTKDSIFAGTFKDLYKLNTATKKKKLFLEGYYFTDIKKLSNNLYAGATNLNGVILFNNSGVIKKITESNGLPTRQIKKIEIENEKIFWVSTNYGLSRIEFKDKKFKINNFTHTDGLPSNVVAGCVISGDTVYAGTSKGLGILSIKSLLSQQKSVHKKVIINSVKIGNNHFFDLDKPLAGKTPDNSLTFNVSFPDFASQGKISYRYKVEGLSEDWQTGSSPNITFNSIPPGDYTFKIFGLGYNGRKSYVSTDLHFEIKPAFWQTWWFKLLLVFIGAAVLSMLITLYFQKKRNKKLETLYYEKKIAELELQAIKAQINPHFIYNCLNSIHFLLYKKDYNEAENYLNTFSVMIRKTLHYSEKTFMPIKEEAEYLSLYLNMEKMRLKDLFDYKITVSENVNESWTVPSLLIQPFVENAIKHGVANLQDRKGNIEVLFRHTGTALCVIIEDNGTGIGKKRHASANSFGVKLSEKRIETFRQLFATNIILEITDLQEKEKRPGTQITLYITPYENQNTGMHH, from the coding sequence GTGAAAAAAATTACAATCTATTATTTATTTTTCTTCATTTTACTGGCTGTTTCATTATGTAATGCTCAAATTCCAGGAATGGTACATTATCATGAAGGAGACGGGCTCAACAGCTCTTATACTTACGGACTTAGCCAGGATAAAGATGGATTTATCTATGTGGGAAGTGACAATGGTTTTTTCAGGTTTGACGGAACAGAATTCAAGCAGTTCGGAAGTAAGAACGGATTAAAAAACATTGAGATTCTGAATAGCTTCCCAATTCCCGGCAACGGAATGTTTATTATTTCTTTCCTTAATGATTTCGCTTATCTGAAGAAAGGTAAAATCATCAATTCAGACCGCAATCCGGAGTTAAAAAAAATAAAATTTAATTATACTACTCTCAGTCACATCAACGGAGATACACTCTATCTGTATGAGGGTGATAATCCCAAAAATATATTGGTTTACAAAAACGAAAAAATCACAACAATACCTCTTTTTCTTAATCAGGATACGTCAGATTCTTATTTTGCATTCGACTTGAATATGGCAAACGGACTTCTATACATTTCAAATAAAGTTAAAAAGAAGAATATAGAAGTCTACAATATTTTCACCCGAAAAAAAACAATCTGCAATATTTCGATCGAAAAAAATGCAATGGTAACAAGGAAGGGAGATTTTTTTATTGTAAAAAACGGAAGAACGGTTGATGTATATAAAGTCTACCATCAGTCCCGTTTTAAAAAAATTGCATCCTATACAGCTTCCGAAAACATACATCGTCTGGCCTTTGATAAAAACTCCCGGATCTGGGCCTGTCTTGAAAATGGGGGCGTTCTGTATTTCAAGAATTCTTTCACAGAAGAAAAAGGTTTATCAGATCCTGTCAGATTGATGGATGGCTACATTATCAATGATGTCTTCACCGATAAGGATAACAATCTTTGGTTTTCTACCAGAAACAACGGTCTTTTTTTTATTTCGGATCTGTTTTTCAGAAATTACATTCATTTTCCGGTTAAGAACAACTCATCCCATATTAAGGCTATTACTAAAAACGGAAATCGAATCTATCTCGGCTATAATGAAGGCAAAGGCGGCATTTATCATAATGGAGTCATCACTGATATTCATTTGGGAGGAAATTCACAAATGGAAAACAAAGCCATTTTTTCTGATGGAAATACTATTATTTTCGGGCTTACCAGAAATCCTCTTCTGTATAATACTAAAACGGGTGAAAAGCGTGTTCTACAAGGAAAGGTTATTAAAAATATGGTACCTTATACCTCAGGATCTGTACTTTTCTGTACGTTAGAAGGCCTTGTTGCTTACAATCATCATACAGGATCCTACAAAAAGCTGATGATGGGAGACCGTATTTATACAGCATTACCCTACACCAAAGACAGCATCTTTGCCGGAACATTTAAAGATCTCTATAAGCTGAATACTGCTACAAAAAAGAAAAAGCTGTTTCTGGAAGGGTATTATTTTACAGATATTAAAAAACTTAGTAATAACCTTTATGCAGGTGCTACCAATCTTAACGGAGTCATCTTGTTTAATAATTCCGGGGTGATCAAAAAAATCACAGAAAGCAATGGACTTCCAACAAGACAGATCAAAAAAATAGAAATAGAAAATGAAAAAATTTTCTGGGTAAGTACCAATTATGGTCTTAGCAGAATTGAGTTTAAAGATAAAAAATTTAAAATCAATAATTTCACCCATACAGACGGCCTCCCCTCCAATGTTGTTGCCGGATGTGTTATTTCCGGAGATACCGTTTATGCAGGTACATCAAAAGGGCTGGGTATTCTTTCCATCAAAAGCCTGCTGAGCCAGCAGAAGTCTGTTCATAAAAAAGTAATCATTAATTCTGTAAAGATTGGAAATAACCATTTTTTTGATCTTGACAAACCATTGGCAGGCAAGACTCCGGATAACAGCCTGACCTTCAATGTAAGTTTTCCTGATTTTGCTTCACAGGGGAAAATCAGTTATCGATATAAAGTTGAAGGACTAAGTGAAGACTGGCAGACCGGCAGTTCCCCCAATATCACTTTCAATTCTATTCCTCCGGGAGATTATACTTTTAAAATTTTCGGATTGGGTTATAACGGAAGAAAGTCGTATGTCTCTACCGACCTGCATTTTGAGATTAAACCTGCATTCTGGCAAACGTGGTGGTTTAAACTGCTTCTTGTCTTCATTGGAGCTGCTGTATTATCTATGCTGATTACACTTTATTTTCAGAAAAAGAGAAATAAAAAACTGGAGACTTTATATTACGAAAAGAAAATTGCAGAACTGGAGCTTCAGGCCATTAAAGCACAGATTAACCCTCATTTCATTTATAACTGTCTCAATTCTATTCATTTTTTACTTTATAAAAAAGATTATAATGAAGCAGAGAACTATCTTAATACCTTTTCTGTAATGATCAGGAAAACGCTTCATTATTCCGAAAAAACCTTTATGCCCATAAAAGAAGAAGCAGAATATCTGTCCTTATATCTGAATATGGAAAAAATGCGTCTGAAAGATCTTTTCGATTATAAAATTACTGTTTCTGAAAATGTAAATGAAAGCTGGACCGTTCCTTCACTCCTCATACAGCCTTTTGTAGAGAATGCCATAAAACACGGTGTAGCGAACCTTCAGGACAGAAAAGGAAACATTGAAGTATTGTTTCGACATACAGGAACGGCTCTCTGTGTAATTATTGAAGACAATGGTACAGGTATTGGAAAAAAGCGCCATGCCAGTGCAAATTCTTTTGGAGTAAAATTATCTGAAAAGAGAATTGAAACATTCAGACAGCTTTTTGCTACTAATATCATATTAGAAATAACCGATCTTCAGGAGAAAGAAAAAAGACCGGGAACTCAAATCACACTTTATATTACACCTTATGAAAACCAAAATACAGGCATGCATCATTGA
- a CDS encoding helix-turn-helix domain-containing protein, with protein sequence MNTSELNSFIVILIYGSLVLLSLLKLANPLKVNHKANFWFGIFLFLWSTFWLDEVLFLITGTTVEFHSLFWVRFIQFFTPIVFYFSVLFFTNPSFTFKITDLKFLLLPAAFLLCLILIKSGYAAPFEYLSVILILIQALFYTGLSYITIRKHQRKIQQFSSNTEGINLNWLEYIILVLLIVNIIYVIYNLFYDPKSLNFFINAVFLSVIYCVGYYSLKQREIYPLEEKQREELISINEDSDSEEIKRKLISDEELMKIKTSLEGLMETQKPYLDSELNLIRLAEMLSVSTHHLSYVINTGFGKNFFQYVNEFRVEYAQKLLKKSDSKLSILGIAYESGFNSKTSFNTTFKKVTGQTPSEFKK encoded by the coding sequence ATGAACACATCAGAGCTAAACAGTTTCATCGTGATACTTATCTATGGTTCATTGGTTTTGCTTTCTCTGCTGAAGCTCGCCAATCCTTTAAAAGTAAACCATAAAGCCAATTTCTGGTTTGGTATATTTCTTTTTCTGTGGTCTACCTTTTGGCTGGATGAGGTTTTGTTTCTTATCACAGGTACCACGGTTGAGTTTCATTCCCTGTTTTGGGTAAGGTTTATTCAGTTTTTCACACCTATTGTTTTTTACTTTAGTGTGCTGTTTTTTACCAATCCTTCTTTTACCTTTAAAATCACTGATCTGAAGTTTTTATTACTTCCGGCGGCTTTTCTGTTGTGTCTTATATTGATCAAATCGGGATATGCCGCACCGTTTGAATATCTGAGTGTCATTTTGATCCTGATTCAGGCACTGTTCTATACCGGACTTTCTTATATTACCATCAGAAAGCACCAGCGGAAGATCCAGCAGTTTTCCTCCAATACCGAAGGAATCAATCTGAATTGGCTTGAATATATCATTCTGGTACTTCTTATTGTGAATATCATCTACGTGATATACAATCTGTTCTATGATCCCAAGTCATTGAATTTCTTTATTAATGCTGTCTTTTTATCTGTTATTTACTGTGTGGGATATTACTCTTTGAAACAAAGGGAAATCTATCCTTTAGAAGAAAAACAGAGAGAAGAGCTGATCTCTATCAATGAAGATTCCGATTCAGAAGAAATAAAGAGAAAACTAATCTCTGATGAAGAATTAATGAAGATTAAAACCTCACTTGAAGGACTTATGGAAACCCAGAAACCCTATCTTGACAGTGAACTTAATCTGATCCGGCTGGCTGAAATGCTGTCTGTTTCTACCCATCATCTGTCTTATGTCATCAATACAGGCTTTGGAAAGAATTTCTTCCAATATGTGAATGAATTCAGAGTAGAATATGCCCAAAAGCTTCTGAAGAAATCAGACAGTAAATTATCAATTCTGGGGATTGCATACGAATCCGGATTCAATTCCAAGACCTCATTTAATACTACGTTTAAAAAGGTAACAGGGCAGACCCCTTCTGAATTTAAAAAATAA
- a CDS encoding rhomboid family intramembrane serine protease: MNIVVLIIMAVTCIFSYMGFNNTALFEKYKFNVGAIANRKEYIRLISSAFLHADFMHLFFNMLSLYFFQGVVISFFGEIGFLILYFGSMILGNLFSLQIYKNQPWYSAIGASGAVSGIIFASIAMAPNEISVNFLPGWLFGTLYFGYSVYMMLNPKQWDNLGHAAHLGGAFFGLVYSIVMHPQLAMSNILFLGIMSLPLIYLGYEIFVRKRIG, from the coding sequence ATGAATATAGTTGTTTTAATAATCATGGCGGTCACATGTATTTTTAGTTACATGGGATTCAACAATACAGCATTATTTGAAAAATATAAATTCAATGTTGGAGCCATTGCAAACCGCAAAGAATACATAAGGCTTATCAGCTCTGCGTTTTTGCATGCGGACTTTATGCACTTATTTTTTAATATGCTTTCCCTGTATTTTTTCCAGGGAGTAGTCATTAGTTTCTTTGGTGAAATAGGATTTTTGATTCTTTATTTCGGATCAATGATCTTAGGAAATTTATTCAGTTTACAGATTTATAAAAATCAGCCCTGGTATTCTGCTATCGGAGCATCAGGGGCAGTTTCAGGAATTATTTTTGCTTCTATAGCCATGGCACCGAATGAGATCAGTGTCAACTTCCTGCCGGGATGGTTATTTGGAACTTTATATTTCGGATATTCTGTATACATGATGCTGAATCCTAAACAATGGGATAATCTGGGGCATGCCGCTCACCTTGGAGGAGCTTTTTTCGGGCTCGTTTACTCTATTGTAATGCATCCGCAGCTGGCCATGAGCAATATCCTTTTCTTAGGAATCATGTCTCTTCCATTAATTTATCTGGGATATGAAATTTTTGTAAGGAAACGAATAGGATAA
- a CDS encoding SDR family NAD(P)-dependent oxidoreductase codes for MDSKESYAVVTGASQGLGKSFAENLARKKINVILVSLPDQKLKEFSQELHELYDVKVHYYETDLSVNDNVMKLTEWLNRSFDIYILINNAGLGGTKKFTEASPHYINTILQVNVTATSLITHQLLPNLLKQPKAYILNVSSMAAFSPIGFKTVYPASKSFIHSFSRGLHEELKDTNVFVSVVNPGAMKTNTDVCKRIEKQGFIGRLTLLNPDKVASYCIRQLFKKDSVIMVNPISWLMMKILPIWIKLPLMTQAIKREIEA; via the coding sequence ATGGATAGCAAGGAATCATATGCTGTAGTCACAGGAGCAAGTCAGGGACTGGGTAAATCATTTGCTGAAAATCTGGCCAGGAAAAAGATCAATGTTATTCTTGTAAGCCTTCCGGATCAGAAGCTCAAAGAGTTTTCTCAGGAACTGCATGAGTTGTATGATGTAAAAGTTCACTACTATGAAACAGATCTTTCTGTTAATGACAATGTCATGAAGCTCACAGAATGGCTTAACCGTTCTTTTGATATTTATATTCTGATTAACAATGCGGGGCTTGGGGGAACTAAAAAATTCACAGAAGCATCTCCGCATTATATCAATACCATTCTGCAGGTCAATGTAACGGCAACTTCTCTGATTACCCATCAGCTGCTTCCCAATCTTTTGAAACAGCCCAAAGCCTATATTTTAAATGTATCCAGTATGGCTGCCTTTTCTCCCATAGGTTTTAAAACCGTATATCCTGCTTCCAAAAGCTTTATCCATTCATTTTCCAGAGGACTGCATGAAGAGTTGAAAGATACCAATGTCTTTGTAAGCGTTGTGAATCCAGGTGCTATGAAAACAAATACGGATGTTTGTAAAAGAATAGAAAAGCAGGGTTTCATAGGAAGGTTGACACTTTTAAATCCTGATAAAGTAGCATCATACTGTATCCGTCAGCTGTTTAAAAAAGATTCCGTAATTATGGTGAACCCAATCAGCTGGCTGATGATGAAAATTTTACCCATATGGATCAAACTTCCGTTGATGACCCAGGCTATAAAAAGAGAGATCGAAGCATGA